In Acidobacteriota bacterium, the genomic window CGGCCTGGCGCGCCAGGCCCTCACGGTCCTGGTAGCGCTCAAAGGAAACCAGAAAATTCTATTTCAGTGAGGCGCCGCGGATTAAGGTAAACACCCTATGAAACGCCGAGGCCCGTACCTGAAGACCGATACTCACTGGCCACCAGCGCCGCGCGATCGGGAGGTAAACCGGAACGCGGAGGAAAACACCACAGTAGCGCTATGCGGCAAGCGTGTGGACAGTTCACGCATTCGGATATTCAAAAGCCTCGTAACGTGCGCCGCGTGCCGGAAACTACGCAAAGGCGACTAGGGCGAATTCCCGATAGGCCGGCGTGAGATTGTATTGCACAATACAATCATGCCCACAACAGCCACAACAGCCACCGACCCGACACGCCAGCAGTACAACAATCTCCAGCGCGCCTTCGATCTATTCAACGCCGAACTATTCGGCGGAACCTTGCGCCCCGTGCTCATCACCCTGCAACGCAAGGCCGGCAGCAACGGCTATTTCTGGAGCGATCAATTTAAGCGCAGAGGCGCCGCCGAAGGCCCGGCCAGCTTGGATGAAATCGCCCTCAACCCGGACGAGTTCCACCGCACGGATGAAGAGATCCTATCGACCCTGGCGCATGAGATGGCCCACTTGTGGCAGCAGCAGCACGGCAAGCCAGGCCGAGGCCGCTACCACAACCGCCAATGGGCGGAAAAAATGCGCGAGATCGGGTTGCAGCCGACCGACACCGGCGCGCCAGGTGGCAAAGAAACAGGCGACCACATGACGCACCTAATTGTGGCCGGCGGATTGTTCGCCGGCGTTTGCGCCAGGTTGCTCGAATCCGGCCAGGCGATCGACTGGCAGGCCGACACCTTGCCGGCGTTGCCAGGCACGCGCACCACCACCCGCACCGCTGGACAGCAAGGAAGCGAAGACGACGACGAAGAGGCCCAGGCGCCGGCGAAGAAGCAGACGCGCGCAAAATTCACGTGCCCGTTGTGTTCGCTCAACGCATGGGCGAAGCCCGATGCAAACCTGGCGTGCGCGGACTGTTCCGACGTGGACGCCGGCGAACTGGTTATAATGGCCGCACTATAGGTCTGCCAAAAGGCCCTGGACGCATCCACGCTTTACCAGGCCGCTGAAGCAGGAGAATGAACGAATGGCCGGCGCCACACAGGCAACGCCGGCCATTTCGTTTTCCAGCGGCCTATACTGGCAGAATGCAGCAGCCTGGCGCGCTTCCCTTCCTGGACGATCGCCCGAGCTTCGGCCACCTGGCCATGGGCGCCGGCGCGCGCTTCCTATCGCCGCCCGCAGCCGCCGCCGTTGCGCTGTTCTATCTGCTCTACCAGGCCGGCGAACCGGAGCCCTTGCCCAAACAAGATCGGCGACCTGGCCGAGTTCGCCGCCGGCTACCTTGGCGCGGCCAGCCTGCAGCGCCACCCACGAATAACCAGCCATTCCCAGGCCGCGCGATCGCAACCCCTTTGCATGCCGCCGGCGCCGCCGGCGTTACCACCATTTCCCACCAGGTGGCCACCGGCGCCGAAACAGGGCAAACCCTCGCGCGCGCGTAGGGCGCCGTCAATTTTAATTGACCGTTGCAACACGGATACGCCGGCGTTTCCGGCCAGGCGCGCTAGCCTTTGGAGCTACCGCGCGCCGCCCACGATCGCGATTCCCACGCCAGGCGCCGGCCAGGCCGCGCGATCGCCCCCACGCCAGGCAATGACGGCCCAACCTGGCCGCGATCGCCGCAGAGACTCGATTGTATTGTGCAATACAAAAGGCCTGGCGATCGCCGCCAGGCCTCAAGCAAGGAAGTTTGGTTGCGGGGGTGGGATTTGAACGCCACGGCCTCCGGGTTATGAGCCCGGCGCGCTACCAGACTGCGCCACCCCGCACAACGACGATATCACTAGCCGGAATCGGAGACGAGCAGGAACAGCCCGACCGCAGCCGCCGCGCCGGCAGCATAGAGCAAAGTCGGTTCGGGAGTCTCGCCACCGATCGCGGAACTGAACCAGCCCTCTACCCGATCGCCGATCGCGTCGAAGTCGAACCAGGACCCGGCGCCGTTGCCGGCAACGTCCGAACCAGGCCCGCCACCAGGTGGTGAAGGAACGCCGGCGTAGGCCACCGCCGTTTTAGTCTCGGGAGTGACGCCCAACCATTCGGCCACCTTGCGCGCGTAATTGGCCGGATCGTTGTTATCAGACGCCGGCGCGTAGCCCGCATCACGCCCGGCTTGCCGGCGAAGAATTCGTATAGCGGGAGGTCGCGGCCCGCGTTCACGTGGATCTGCTTTTCCAGCGCGGCCCACCCATCGCCCTCAGTGCAGAACTTGACGAACCGCCCGGCCTTGCCCGTTTGGCAGTAGCGAGACGGCGCCCACGTCAGGTTGCCAGGGTTCAGATTGTTGCGCGCCGGCGTGCCGGCGATCGGCCAGCCCTCCATGCGCCCGATCGCTTCGGCGAAGGCCGAGGCGCCCAGCCCTTCCAGGCCCATGTCGTGAGTGATCGAGGGAGGAGGCGCCGGCAAACTTAGCGGAGTCATCAAGGCCGCAGTCAGCGCGTAGGCCATCACTTCGCCCCCGAACGCAAGATGCGTTTTTCCATCACCAACGGACACTCGAAATGTGGCCTATCAACCGGACTTTTCCAGCGGCCACCCCAGCGCAGGCCGAGGCCTTCGCCCAGCTCGCCCAGCCTGAACCATTCAGGATGTTCTGGCGCCCAATTTTTGAGCTTCATCAGTGGCCGTGGTGCTACGTCGATCGCCAGGCCGTGCAAGTGGAGCGAGTCTTTACGCTTCGATGCTCCGATGCGCAAATGCTCCGCTTGCTCCTCAGCCGTGCGCAACGTATCGACCACCACCAAATCGAATCCCGCAGCCTTAGCCGCAGCCAGCAGAGCTTCGGCCATAGGCCTGAATTCGGCGTGCAGATCGGCCAGGCGCTTACTCACGAGCCGCCACCATCCGCCGGCGCGGCCGAGGAATTGCGCCCCTGCAATTGAGGCATGATCGCACCAAGCGCATTGGTGCCCACCAGCAGCCATACGGCGTAGTTTGCCGGCAACCACGCCACGTGTAGCAACTGATCGCCGGCGCCCGCGATCGCGGCCACCAGCGTGAGGACCTGGCCGACGATCGACGCGCGCCCGCCCTTGCGCTTGCCGGTAAGCAGCGAAGGCAGCAGGGACGACGCTATCGAGGTTCCCGCCAGGATCACAACGCCCACCGCCGGCGTGATCTGGCCGGCCTGCACCATCGTGGCGATCACAGCCGCCACACTCGCAATTCCCGCTTGCGCGCCCTTTGTCATTGCTTCCCCTCTTTTCTGAGTTCGCGCACGTCCTGGCGCAAATCGTCTACCTTTTGCTCTACCACCGCCAACCGTTCGCCGATGTTCCGCTGTAGCTGATCGGTCAACACGCGCACGGCCTGTTCCTGCGAAGGCGCCGGCGCTTGCATGATTCGATCGCCCATCAGCGCGGCGCCAGCAGCCAGAGCCGCCGCTAGGAGATTGCCGAAGATGAGCACAGGCACACGAATGGTGATCGTGGCCCCGGCGCGGCCCTCCGATCGCGGCATCAGCGTTTCGTGCGCCCCGTATGTGTGTTCAGTAGGCATAGTCCGCTTTGGAACGTTCCGGCGCGCCGCGCAATCCGCCAAGCGCATGGCCCGGCATGCCTGGCACGCCGCGCCCGACGTTGGCGCCCAGCGCGCCACCCGTCGCAGTTTGGAAATTCAAATCTGTTGTTACCGTGTTTTCAAACGGCGCGATGATCGTAACCGAAACAATCGTGAAGGCCTCCGCGATCGGAGCCGCCAGCACCGCCATACACAAGAACAGAACCACCGCCAGGCGAAATCTCGAAACCTTTTGCATGTTGCCCCCTCTCCTA contains:
- a CDS encoding SprT-like domain-containing protein, whose product is MPTTATTATDPTRQQYNNLQRAFDLFNAELFGGTLRPVLITLQRKAGSNGYFWSDQFKRRGAAEGPASLDEIALNPDEFHRTDEEILSTLAHEMAHLWQQQHGKPGRGRYHNRQWAEKMREIGLQPTDTGAPGGKETGDHMTHLIVAGGLFAGVCARLLESGQAIDWQADTLPALPGTRTTTRTAGQQGSEDDDEEAQAPAKKQTRAKFTCPLCSLNAWAKPDANLACADCSDVDAGELVIMAAL
- a CDS encoding M15 family metallopeptidase, with product MSKRLADLHAEFRPMAEALLAAAKAAGFDLVVVDTLRTAEEQAEHLRIGASKRKDSLHLHGLAIDVAPRPLMKLKNWAPEHPEWFRLGELGEGLGLRWGGRWKSPVDRPHFECPLVMEKRILRSGAK